In one Serinus canaria isolate serCan28SL12 chromosome 2, serCan2020, whole genome shotgun sequence genomic region, the following are encoded:
- the MC4R gene encoding melanocortin receptor 4 yields MNFTQHRGTLQPLHFWNHSYRLHGGASEPSAKGHSSGGCYEQLFVSPEVFVTLGIISLLENVLVIVAIAKNKNLHSPMYFFICSLAVADMLVSVSNGSETIVITLLNNTDTDAQSFTINIDNVIDSVICSSLLASICSLLSIAVDRYFTIFYALQYHNIMTVKRVGVIITCIWAACTVSGILFIIYSDSSVVIICLISMFFTMLILMASLYVHMFMMARMHIKKIAVLPGTGPVRQGANMKGAITLTILIGVFVVCWAPFFLHLIFYISCPYNPYCVCFMSHFNFYLILIMCNSIIDPLIYAFRSQELRKTFKEIICCCSLRGLCDFPGKF; encoded by the coding sequence ATGAATTTCACCCAGCATCGTGGGACACTCCAGCCTCTCCATTTCTGGAACCACAGCTACAGACTGCATGGAGGAGCCAGTGAGCCCAGTGCGAAGGGCCACTCCTCAGGAGGCTGCTACGAGCAACTCTTTGTATCCCCTGAAGTGTTTGTGACTCTGGGCATCATCAGCTTGCTGGAGAACGTGCTGGTCATTGTGGCGATAGCCAAGAACAAGAACCTCCATTCACCCATGTACTTCTTCATCTGTAGCTTGGCAGTGGCTGACATGCTAGTGAGTGTATCTAATGGATCAGAAACCATTGTCATCACGCTGCTAAACAACACAGACACAGATGCACAGAGCTTTACCATAAACATTGACAATGTCATCGACTCAGTCATTTGCAGTTCCTTGCTTGCATCAATTTGCAGTCTCCTCTCAATAGCAGTGGACAGGTACTTTACTATCTTTTACGCCCTCCAGTACCATAATATCATGACGGTGAAGCGTGTAGGGGTTATCATCACATGCATCTGGGCTGCTTGCACAGTCTCAGGCATTTTGTTCATCATTTATTCTGATAGCAGTGTTGTCATCATCTGCCTAATCAGCATGTTCTTCACTATGCTCATTCTCATGGCATCCCTCTATGTCCACATGTTTATGATGGCTCGTATGCACATAAAAAAGATTGCTGTTCTCCCAGGGACTGGCCCTGTTCGCCAAGGGGCCAACATGAAAGGGGCCATCACTCTCACCATCCTGATTGGAGTTTTTGTTGTGTGCTGGGCTCCATTTTTCCTGCACCTGATTTTCTACATCTCCTGCCCCTACAACCCTTACTGTGTGTGCTTCATGTCCCACTTTAATTTCTACCTCATCCTCATCATGTGCAATTCCATCATCGATCCACTTATCTATGCATTCCGGAGTCAGGAGCTCAGGAAAACATTCAAGGAGATTATATGCTGCTGTAGCCTGAGAGGGCTTTGTGATTTCCCTGGCAAATTTTAA